From a region of the Lepus europaeus isolate LE1 chromosome 17, mLepTim1.pri, whole genome shotgun sequence genome:
- the LCOR gene encoding ligand-dependent corepressor isoform X5 encodes MVKLCTHHQKQFIRVLNDLYTESQPGTEHLQPSELGAMDASTCNAGCAQLSTKHKEKDAVCLDMKSPTPADLFVDSSGSPSPRHLTEQTLKEPPPPETNPVDGRENVLTLLQKDASELATTKPSSGSSMDSSTAGYLTACNSSSLSSLHISKSLEGQTTGQEQDSNVKICSDGQDHMQSSALVESLIAVKVAAENSEEGNSCVASQRNSFKALSEEAWDSGFMGSSPRTADKENALQCSSKTPSHQELEADEQDARPKQENHLHSLGRNKVGYHLHPSDKGQFDHSKDGWLTPSPMPAGHKASNGHSRAKMMSASIKTARKSKRASGLRINDYDNQCDVVYISQPITECHFEHQRSILSSRKTARKSTRGYFFNGDCCELPTVRTLARNLHSQEKASCSLPASEAVVTPTQILTASPLRHTVDGQLPREDPPEEPGKEIICLLEERGQDASSERESQEPEVCPMNKANPSSAPESQETPAASLLCPLPAWLPEEDRPEGSPAASAPTASGVSSPAGDQQPDPLLDAEEMSASQDCPLVPTTESISGAGREDVSRPHSSPEAVSRGESPLISQNQSPPMGLEPPTSLGKAEDDQSSSPEATTRDTQEPDAIPLLKEDGVFTHKDPASETEDPEPARDREQLEAEDCDTRSSSEKDTSNPTTDSPEENLDKKKKGKKFPEASDRCLRSQLSDSSPSGRCLRNQSSDSSLPCPEVKAAKTPGAKHAKKEGHAGRTTPEGSPVNHAHTAAQEDPENPPADERPTEKGAEQQEGKSSGVITRQTFKNMLAKDAVGEEEVFPSSDPIASISQPLPAERLEIYVESKTGETNAPVPTASIHYKRALEESKEKPGHPCAQEVEEAVNEGGSENTMHKGDDTDTPSGPLGSSDSGDGEAAGPPKLVARPKRLASSTYNLRHTHSLDSVDTTKMTSEQEAARGSPMPKENKATESGDAQDDDDPETVADEQPKFMEWCTEEENQELIANFNAQYMKVQKGWIQLEKEVQATPRARNRSDKLKEIWKSKKRSRKCRGSLEVQKLSPVQMLFMSNFKLSNVCKWFLETTETRSLVIVKKLNTRLPGDIPPVKHPLQKYSPSSLYPSSLQAERLKKHLKKFPGATPARNNWKTQKLWAKLRENADQVDPEDGNDASLNPHSEDGVEDVKDERNSHRPANLPTPASTRILRKYSNIRGKLRAQQRLVKNEKTESPLGPAVESKQSRKSVCINPLMSPKLALQVDADGFPIKPKSTEGMKGRKGKQVSEILVKAEAQNKRKRTEGVSTQDSRDRGPVVKAIKEKHVDGTTKTPPARKPTARDKASQLPKKVSLKENKVKIPKKSSGKSCPPSRKEKENTSKRPTLPTASETVTKPAKPKGASESASRPQKATNRKQSSGKTRARPLAKNPENRAAQRKRKLKAKLDSSHSKRRRLDAK; translated from the coding sequence ATGGTCAAACTGTGCACTCATCATCAGAAGCAATTCATTCGTGTTCTGAACGACCTGTACACCGAATCTCAACCAGGCACCGAGCACCTACAGCCTTCTGAATTGGGAGCAATGGATGCAtctacttgcaatgctggctgTGCCCAGCTAAGCACCAAACATAAGGAAAAGGATGCTGTGTGTCTTGATATGAAGTCTCCTACTCCTGCAGATTTGTTTGTAGACTCATCAGGCTCGCCTAGCCCTCGACACTTGACAGAACAGACCCTGAAAGAGCCCCCTCCTCCTGAGACAAACCCTGTAGATGGAAGAGAGAATGTCTTGACTCTTCTCCAGAAAGATGCCTCTGAACTTGCAACCACTAAACCTAGCTCTGGCAGTTCAATGGATAGTTCCACTGCAGGATACCTCACTGCATGTAATTCTTCCTCATTAAGCTCCCTCCACATCTCTAAAAGCTTGGAGGGGCAAACCACTGGACAGGAGCAAGATTCAAATGTGAAAATATGCAGCGATGGTCAAGACCATATGCAGAGTTCAGCTTTAGTAGAAAGTTTAATTGCAGTAAAAGTGGCAGCTGAGAATAGTGAGGAGGGCAATAGCTGTGTTGCTTCTCAAAGAAATTCGTTCAAAGCTTTATCCGAAGAGGCTTGGGACTCAGGGTTTATGGGAAGCTCGCCCAGAACTGCTGACAAGGAGAATGCTTTACAGTGTAGCTCAAAAACACCTTCACACCAGGAGTTAGAGGCAGATGAACAAGATGCAAGGCCAAAGCAAGAGAACCATCTTCACTCACTAGGAAGAAATAAGGTAGGTTACCATTTACATCCCAGTGATAAGGGCCAGTTTGATCATTCCAAAGATGGTTGGTTAACCCCGAGCCCTATGCCAGCCGGTCACAAAGCATCTAATGGGCATTCACGAGCCAAGATGATGTCAGCCTCCATTAAGACAGCTCGGAAGAGTAAAAGGGCGTCAGGGTTGAGGATCAATGACTATGATAATCAGTGCGATGTTGTTTACATCAGTCAGCCAATAACAGAATGCCACTTTGAGCATCAGAGGTCCATACTGTCTTCCCGGAAGACTGCCAGGAAGAGTACTCGAGGATACTTTTTCAATGGCGACTGTTGTGAGCTGCCAACTGTTCGCACACTGGCGCGAAATTTACACTCCCAGGAGAAAGCAAGCTGCTCACTGCCGGCATCTGAGGCAGTGGTTACTCCCACACAGATCCTTACAGCTTCACCCCTTAGACATACCGTAGATGGACAGCTTCCCAGAGAAGACCCCCCTGAAGAACCTGGTAAGGAGATCATCTGCCTCCTTGAGGAAAGAGGCCAGGACGCCTCATCTGAGAGAGAGTCTCAAGAGCCTGAGGTTTGCCCGATGAACAAAGCAAACCCAAGCAGCGCCCCCGAGTcacaggagacaccagctgcCAGCCTGTTGTGTCCTCTCCCTGCTTGGCTCCCTGAAGAGGACAGGCCAGAAGGTAGCCCCGCGGCTTCTGCTCCCACAGCAAGTGGAGTGTCTTCCCCTGCGGGAGACCAGCAGCCAGACCCACTGCTGGATGCCGAGGAGATGAGTGCATCCCAGGACTGCCCCTTGGTTCCCACTACTGAGAGTATctctggggcaggcagggaagatgTCTCTAGGCCTCATTCTTCTCCTGAAGCAGTCAGTAGAGGAGAAAGTCCTCTGATCTCACAAAATCAAAGTCCGCCCATGGGCTTAGAGCCTCCCACGAGTCTGGGGAAGGCTGAGGATGACCAGAGCAGCAGTCCTGAGGCCACAACGAGAGACACTCAGGAGCCGGACGCCATCCCGCTCCTGAAGGAAGATGGCGTTTTCACTCACAAAGACCCAGCCAGCGAGACTGAGGATCCTGAGCCAGCACGTGATAGAGAACAGTTAGAGGCAGAGGACTGTGATACAAGATCCTCCTCAGAGAAAGACACAAGCAATCCAACCACTGACTCACCCGAAGAGAATCTGGAcaagaagaaaaaagggaaaaagttCCCAGAGGCCTCCGACAGGTGCTTAAGGAGCCAGCTTTCTGATTCTTCCCCTTCTGGTAGGTGCCTAAGGAATCAGAGTTCAGATTCTTCATTGCCTTGCCCTGAGGTCAAGGCTGCTAAAACCCCTGGTGCAAAACATGCTAAAAAGGAAGGCCATGCTGGCAGGACAACACCCGAGGGCTCTCCTGTCAACCATGCCCATACAGCAGCTCAGGAGGACCCTGAAAACCCACCTGCCGACGAACGCCCCACGGAGAAGGGTGCTGAGCAGCAGGAGGGCAAAAGCAGTGGGGTCATCACCAGGCagacttttaaaaacatgctAGCAAAAGACGCAGTGGGGGAAGAAGAAGTTTTCCCCAGCAGTGACCCCATAGCCTCCATTAGCcaaccactgcctgcagagagACTGGAAATCTATGTTGAATCTAAGACAGGGGAGACGAATGCTCCTGTGCCCACAGCAAGTATCCATTATAAGAGGGCCCTGGAAGAGTCcaaagagaagccaggacatcCATGTGcccaggaggtggaggaggctgTGAACGAGGGAGGCAGTGAAAACACCATGCATAAAGGTGATGACACTGACACCCCCTCTGGCCCACTTGGCTCATCAGATAGTGGAGATGGTGAAGCTGCTGGGCCACCAAAATTGGTAGCAAGGCCAAAAAGACTGGCCTCTTCAACCTACAACCTAAGACACACTCACTCTCTGGACTCCGTGGATACTACAAAAATGACTTCCGAACAGGAAGCTGCACGAGGAAGCCCGATGCCAAAGGAAAATAAGGCCACAGAGAGTGGAGATGCCCAGGATGACGATGACCCAGAGACAGTGGCAGACGAGCAGCCAAAGTTTATGGAATGGTGTACCGAGGAGGAGAACCAGGAGCTCATCGCCAACTTCAACGCCCAGTACATGAAAGTTCAGAAGGGCTGGATTCAATTGGAGAAAGAAGTCCAGGCAACGCCAAGAGCAAGGAACAGGTCAGATAAACtgaaggagatctggaagagCAAGAAAAGATCACGGAAATGCAGGGGCTCGTTGGAGGTTCAGAAGCTTTCTCCCGTTCAGATGCTATTCATGTCAAACTTTAAATTGTCTAACGTTTGTAAGTGGTTCTTGGAGACAACAGAAACCCGATCACTGGTCATTGTGAAGAAGCTCAATACCCGTCTTCCAGGAGACATCCCCCCCGTCAAACATCCCCTTCAGAAGTACTCTCCTtccagcctgtaccccagctcacTCCAGGCGGAACGCTTGAAGAAACACTTAAAGAAATTTCCTGGAGCTACTCCTGCTCGGAATAATTGGAAAACACAGAAGCTCTGGGCCAAACTTCGAGAGAATGCTGACCAAGTGGATCCAGAGGATGGCAATGATGCCAGCCTCAACCCTCATTCTGAGGATGGCGTGGAGGACGTCAAGGACGAGAGAAACAGCCATCGTCCTGCAAACCTGCCTACTCCCGCCAGTACCAGGATCCTTAGGAAATACTCCAATATTCGAGGAAAGCTCAGAGCCCAACAACGTTTGGTCAAGAACGAGAAAACGGAAAGCCCATTGGGTCCGGCTGTGGAAAGCAAACAGAGTCGCAAGAGTGTTTGTATCAACCCGCTGATGTCCCCCAAGCTTGCCCTGCAAGTGGATGCAGATGGGTTTCCCATTAAGCCCAAGAGCACTGAAGGaatgaagggaaggaaaggaaagcaggTGTCTGAAATTTTGGTTAAAGCAGAAGCTCAGAATAAACGTAAGAGAACGGAGGGTGTCAGTACTCAGGACAGTAGGGACAGGGGACCAGTGGTGAAAGCCATCAAAGAAAAGCATGTTGATGGAACCACCAAAACCCCTCCAGCCAGGAAGCCAACTGCAAGGGACAAAGCCAGCCAACTGCCCAAAAAGGtgtctttgaaagaaaataaagtgaagaTCCCTAAAAAGTCCTCTGGAAAGAGCTGCCCTCCctccaggaaagaaaaagagaacacaAGCAAAAGACCTACCCTGCCCACTGCCTCTGAAACAGTAACGAAACCTGCAAAGCCAAAGGGGGCAAGTGAGTCCGCTTCCAGGCCGCAGAAAGCCacaaacaggaagcagagcagtggaaaGACCCGTGCCAGACCTTTGgcaaaaaatccagaaaacagagCAGCCCAGAGAAAGCGAAAGCTGAAGGCAAAGCTGGACTCTTCCCATAGCAAACGGAGGCGGCTGGATGCAAAGTGA